Sequence from the Paenibacillus tundrae genome:
GATCATCTGGGTAATGCCTGTGATTGGATCACTCCAGCTTCCTGCTCCACCCGCATTTTTAGGTCGAATTCTAACACTATACTCTGTATTTGCTGTCAGTCCTGTTTTGCTATACGTAGTGCCAGTAACAGCTGTAACTGCTCCATTGATCTCAAGGTCATATCCTGTAGCACCCTTAACTGCTGTCCAACCCAAAGTCAGCTTATTCAAGGTCGCATCGGTAACCTTCAATCCATCAGCACGATCTGGTACCGTTAGCTGACTTACAGATTTACTCCATGCACTCTCATTGTTAGCCGAGAAGGCTTTCAGAACGTAGGTGTGCGTTGAATTAGCTTCTAATCCTTCATGCACGTAAGAAGTTACATTTCCAAGTTCAATTGGTGCACCACCATCAATCTGTAACTGATAGCGATCTGCAAATTCTACTGCCTTCCACTCAATCGTATTTTTGCTTTCTTCTGCATTTACTTTCAGCACAGGCTTCTCTAGTAAAGTTGTTATTGCAAACGGCTCACTCCACTGCCCTGTCCCTATCGTGTTAACCCCACGCACTCTATAAGTGTATGTAGTATTCGATTTAAATGGTGCTGTTCGATATTGCACTCCATAAAACGGCTCTTTTACTACGCCATTCTCTTCAATCTCATACTGCACCGCTTGCTCAGCAGCATTCCAGTTCACATTAATTGCCGTGTCACTCGCAGTCGCTACTAGGTTAGCAGGCGTAGCTGGAACTGTAGTAATTGGTGTCTTTGTTCCGGTTTCCTTCACAATACTAAAGGATTCTGCTTTGCGAATGTAATATGGATTCAGGTTGGAAACAAAATCGACTACTTTACCTGTATCCGCATCGACTACTAAACTAAGTTGCGTTGCTTCATAACTTTGTACATATCTTGGTGTTTCCATTCCGAATTCATCCACTTTGGAGTTGTTCCAGTATCCGGGTTCCATTCCATACTGTCTAAATTCCATAACGCTGTAATACTCCCACACCTCATTAAAATCAATGAGAATTGCGTTATTCACTTTGCCAGCGTACGTGGACGTGTACGAACCAAAAGTTACATTGGTTATATCCTGCACTGTGCCTCGGATCGACTGGCTTCTTGAAAAGGAATAGCCTGTGGTGGAGAGACTGTACGATCTTGCCCAGCCCAGATCAATCGGCTCCTGATTTACGCTGAGTGTATCACCTTGCCTAGTTAGTACATAACGGTAATCCTTATTCGATGATACAATCGTACCGCTCGTTGCGGCCTCTGCACGGTTCCCCCCGTACACGCCAAACTGTCCGAATACCAGTACAAATACTAGTAAACGGACAGTCCATACATACAACCCATTTTTTCTTCGTCCTGCAACCACCGTTTTTCTCCCCTTCAATAGATATATTATGCCCCTCCCGAAGCTGTCACCTGTGGTAAATGGCAGAATTATCTATTCTACACTATTATAGCAATCCCTCTTTTTTGCATGGAATTTTTTTCTTGATGGTAGACTCTCAGATATATTTCGTTAAACAACTTATATTCAAAATGATTTAATGCACAAAAGAGATAATTATACGCGTGCTTTTCATTAATATAAGAACGTACATTAGTAAAAATAGTATATTCTCTTTAAAGTTTTCAAAAGGAATCACTCCGTTTTAGTTAATCACAACTATATAAACCGTTATTTTTCTAATTTACTTCAAAGATAGTGCTCCACACCATCCTGGCCATTCAGGATCTCGCCAAAGTTAAAGTATAGATATCGATAGGTATGCTGAGTGCATATCCCGTATTCAAAATAACCCGTCCACAAGCATCCAAGGTGCTTCCCGTTGTATATATGTCATCCACAAGTAGCAAGCGTAGCGGCTGCCTTAGATTAGTAGTGAGGGTGGTCATTGATGATGGATGCGTTGAATGCTGTACTTCTTCGTATAAAGAAGAAGTTGCGGGGAGCTGGAGTGGGTGGACTTGTGAATGGTAATGAGCCTCCCCTTGCAGCGATTGCAATAATTCGACACCATTCGGCTGGATGGCAAAAGCATCCTGCATCGTCTGAATCCGCTCGCCGCGTGTCTTGAAGCTCTGCTTCGTGGTGTTGATCTGGCGCTGCAACAGATCAACGAGGGGCAGGCGGGTCGCTGCAGCAAGTCCAGCAGCGAGTCGCTCTGCCTGGTTGAAGCCGCGCTCGGCTAGGCGCTCAGCGCTGACGGGAACGTAAGTTACCGCGTCAGGCCGCCATCGCGGCTTGGAGCTTTGGAGCAGCGACAGTGGATTGCGGGTCGCTGGGTTGGCTCGCACATCTGTTGATATGTGCGAGCGGTTTTGGTGAGCGTGCCCTTCATGGGGCAGGCGTGGTCGGGGTGGATGCTGACCTGCATCCACCTGGTTCTGGGCAAAGGTGGCGGCATGAGCCACAGGAGCAGGGGGTTCTTTTGCCAAAGCAGCAGTCAACTCTTCGCTCATCGCCTGAAACGCCTGTACAAGCAGTGACGTTAGGAGCGGGGCATAGCGCTGATGTCCACGGAATTTGTACATTCCAATCCATTCTTTCATTAATTCATTGTATTGAACGGCGCTGCGGTTG
This genomic interval carries:
- a CDS encoding ComF family protein; protein product: MPYWFDAITEHLQPLTRRLHDLLAPPGATCLTCNTRSLLSSTYPGICLKCVERIPWIRSIRCPRCGRGMGCPDCVRPHMQNRSFTCNRSAVQYNELMKEWIGMYKFRGHQRYAPLLTSLLVQAFQAMSEELTAALAKEPPAPVAHAATFAQNQVDAGQHPPRPRLPHEGHAHQNRSHISTDVRANPATRNPLSLLQSSKPRWRPDAVTYVPVSAERLAERGFNQAERLAAGLAAATRLPLVDLLQRQINTTKQSFKTRGERIQTMQDAFAIQPNGVELLQSLQGEAHYHSQVHPLQLPATSSLYEEVQHSTHPSSMTTLTTNLRQPLRLLLVDDIYTTGSTLDACGRVILNTGYALSIPIDIYTLTLARS